TCGCCGGCCGCCTCGAGCGCCGCTTTCAGCAGGTGCGTCGTGGTGGTCTTGCCGTTGGTGCCGGTCACCCCGATCACGCGGAGTTTCTGCGACGGCTGGCCGTGAAAGTTCGCCGCCATCTGTGCGAGCGCAACACGCGCATCCTCCACCACCAGCTTCACGACCCGGGTATGCATGAACATCGCATCGGGCATCGCGGTGTCGTCCTGCATCACCACCACGTTCGCGCCATTGGCGATCGCATCGCTGATGAACCTCGTCCCGTTGGTCGCCGTCCCGGGTATCGCAACGAACAGATCGTTCTGCTTCACCATCCGTGAATCGTACCGGATGGCGGACACATGGATCTCCTGCGTCTGCGCCATGGCGCCGAAGTTGGTACTGAACAACTTCGCCACCCGTACACCATCAAGGAGTTTGGTGAGGACCATACTTCCTTTATGAAGGCTGTGTGCCGCCCTGACGCGCCTCGCACCGGATCGTCACGCTTGCACCGCGACGCAGGCGCTCCCCGGGGGCAGGGGTCTGCCCGACCACGGAGCCGGAACCTATGATCACGACATCGAGTTGTTGCACGGCCAGACTGTTCATGGCCCTGCGGATCGTCAATCCGCGCACATCCGGTACCAGGGCAAAGCCGCCGGTGGCCGGCGTGCTGCCCACCACGGTCGTCAATGTCACCGTTGCTCCGCGCCCGACGGTGCTCCCCGGCGCGGGCGACTGCCCGATCACGATGGGGCCATCGTCTTCGATATCCGCGTCGAGCCCGCCTGCCTCCAGCGTCGCTTCCGCGTCGTCGGTCTTCATGTTCCGCACATCGGGCACGATCACGCCCGTAGCACTCGCCATCACGGTTGGCGCGATCTCCCGGAACTTGCCGGCGATCGAGAAGATCTTTTCGGCGATGCCTTTGAAGATCGGAGCGCTTGCGAGTCCGCCGAAGTACGACCCGCCGCGCGGATTGTCCAGCATCACCAGACACACGATCCGCGGATGGTCCGCCGGGAAGAACCCGACGAACGATGCCGTATAGTCGCCCTGCTTGTAGCGCCCGTTCACCACTTTGCGGGCGGTGCCGGTCTTGCCCGCGATGCGCAATCCTTCCACTTTCGCCTGCGTCGCCGTCCCCTTCTGTACCACCCCTTCAAACATGCCGGTGAGCAGGGTGGCCGTTTCCTCGGACATCACACGCCGCACGACCGATGGTTGCACGATGGTATTCATCTCGCCGTTCTCATCCGGGACCTTCCGCACCACGAAGGGCTTCATCAGGACGCCCTTGTTGGCGAGGGCTGCATACGCCATCACCAATTGCAGCGGCGTCACCCCGACGCCATACCCGTAGGCCATCGTCGGGAGCGTTGCACCGGACCAATCGACCGGCCTTGGCAGCGCGCCGGGGGTTTCGCCCGGGAGTTCGATGCCGCTCAGGGTCCCGAACCCGAAGCGCCGCGCCGTCTCGAACATCGTCTGTGCGCCGATCCGCGGCGAGAGCTTGGCCATCACGACATTGCTGGACTGCTCCACGGCCTGGCGGAACGTCACGGTGCCGAGCGGATGCGTGTCGGTCACCGGGATCGTTCGTCCGGCACCGGTCGGGGCGTTGTACCGTCCCTTCTCTCCGTTGAAGAGTTCCTCCGGCTTCACGACACCCTTCTCGAGGGCGGCGGTGGCCGTAACGATCTTGAAGACGGAGCCCGGTTCGAACATGTCGGTGATCGATCGGTTGCGCAGCGTCGCCTGATCGAGTGTCGCCGTATTGTTCGGGTCCACACGCGGCACATGCGCCAGCGCAAGGATCTCGCCGGTGGACGGGTCCACCATCACCACGAGCCCGGCCTCGGCCCGCATCTTCGCCACGCCCCTGGCGAGTTCTTCTTCCGCCACCTGCTGATACTCGGCGTCGATCGTCAGTTCGAGATTGAGCCCGTCCTTCGGATCGATGCGCGGATACTCGGCCGAAGCGCGCGTGCGGTTGAGTGCGTCGCGCTGCATCATGACGCTGCCTGGCTCGCCCCGGAGCCACCGGTCGTACTGCATCTCGAGTCCGCTGAGCCCCGTGTGCTCCACACCGGTCACACCCAGGAGCTGTCCGGCGACATGCTCGTAATGATAGATGCGCCGTGGTTCGTTCATCACGATCAGCCCGCGCAGTTCGGCGACCGGCACCTTCGCTGCACGCGAGGGCTCGACATTGCGTTCGAGGACGACGAACCGCTTCTGCGGATCGCGCATCAGGTCGAGATACACCTGCTTCGGCCGCTTGAACACCCGCGCAAGGGCGATCGCGATATCATCCCGTTCACTTCCGGCGACCTTCGGGTCGGCGCAGAACGACACGGACGTGGCGTTCGAGACCAACACCTTGGCGTTGCGGTCCATGATGGCTCCGCGTGCCGCGGGAAGCACGATGGGTGCTTCGTATTGCTTCCGGGCGATCTCCTGGAACTCCGACGCCCGGACCACCTGGATCTGTATCAGGCGCAGGGCAAGTATGACAAAGAGCAGGAGCAGACCGATCTTGATGCCGAGCGTCCGCCGGCGGTGCCGCTCGAGCGGCGCAACGGCCTGTGCCGGCCCGGCAGGCTGGCCGATCACTGCTGGAACTCCCCACGCACTTCCTCGGCGCGGTCTTTCAGATCCGACGGTACTTCGAACACCTGTGGTTGCTCGCGGGGGTATTGCATCCCGAGCTTCTCGACGGCGATGCGTCCGACACGTTCGAGCGACGACTTCTTGTTCACTTCGGCCTGCAGCGCAGCATTGAGATCCAGCTGCCGCTGCCTCTTGCGCCGCAGTCCGTTGCACTCACCCGTCAGCTCATCCACCGCGATCGTGTTATTGATATAGAGGACGACCAGGATACCGAGGGCGAAGAGGCCGACGATGAAATTGAACGTCGACATCCGCTTGCGCACGCCGTGTTTGTTCTGGCGCACCGCGTAGCCGGACACATTGCCGGTGCCCGTGCCGCTGCTGCTCCCCCCCGCGGAGCCGGCGCCCTGCTGCCCACCGCCGTACACGTAGCGGTTCTCCCGTGTCGGTTCCATCGGCGGCGGCGGTGCATTCCGCTTATGTGATGCCTTGCGTTCCCACATATCGTCGTTCGGCGGCACGCATCTTTGCGCTGCGTGCCCTCGGATTGTCGCTGATCTCCTGCTCTGTCGGTACGACCGGTTTACGGGTGATGAGGCGGAACTCCGGTTCGGGTTCCTCTCCCGGCATCACCGGCACATCACGGTCGAACGGAACCGTGGACACCGCACGGAAGAATTCCTTCACGATACGGTCTTCGAGAGAATGGTACGAGATCACCACGATCCGGCCACCCGGTGCGAGCAGGTCGCGGGCATCTGCGAGGACAGCCTTGAGGCTGTCGAGTTCCCCATTCACTTCGATGCGCAGCGCCTGGAAGACGCGCGCAAGTGACTTGTTCAAAAATCGGTCCGGCGTGAACGCCGCCACCACATCGCGGAGCTCGCCGGTGGTATGCACCGGGCGGTGGCCCACGATCGACCGTGCGATGCGGCGCGCATTCTGTTCCTCGCCGTACTGATAGATGACATCGGCGAGCTTGCGCTCATCGTACGTGTTCACGATATCCCATGCGCTGAGCGGCTGACGCCGGTCCATGCGCATATCCAAACGCTCATCGCCGCGGAACGTGAACCCGCGTTCCACAGCATCGATCTGATGCGACGAGATGCCCAGATCCAGGAGTATCCCGCTGGCGCCGGTCCACCCCGCTTCCTGCATCGCTGCGCGGAGGAACCGGAAGTTGGTCCGGACGAACGTCGTGCGGTCCGCGAATCCCGCAAGCCGGGACCGGGCAGAGGCAAGTGCTTCGTCGTCCGCATCGAGACAGAGCAGGCGGCCGGGGCCCTGGAGGCGCGAGCAGATCTCCCACGCGTGCCCTCCTCCGCCGACCGTTCCGTCGACAAATGATCCCCCGGTATCGGCCATCAGCAGGTCAACTGCTTCCCGGCACAGGGCCGGGGTGTGATAGGCCGTTCCGTTCACTCGCTATGTTTTTTGCAGAACGGTTTGTGCGACGGACTCGTAGCTCTGGGCCTGAGTCTTCAGGTACTGTTCGTACATCTGCGGGTTCCAGATCTCGATGTGTTCGAGCACGCCGATGATCAGGACCTCGTTCTCTATCCCTGCGAACTGAAGGAGTTCTTTCGGAATGGAAATGCGGAACTGGCCGTCGAGCTGCGACTCGGTCGCACGCTCGAGCAGCACACGCATGAAGAAACGGTGTTGCGCATTCGTCGGCGACAACTGACGGATGCTCTCCTCGAGTTTGTTCCACTCATCGAGCGGATACACGAACAGGCATTGCTCGAAGCCCCGCGTGATGACGAATGTATCATTCGCCTCGCTCGAGACGTACTTGCGCAGCCGGGCGGGAATGTTGACACGCCCTTTGCTGTCGGCAGAGTATGCGTACGATCCTTTGAAGGACGACACCTGATGCTCCGTTCGGAGTGGAACAGTTGGAGAATGGGATAGTGGTGCGGGCGCGACTCGTCACCCGCGAGAGGGAAGCTACGGTTCCCAACGATTACCCACTTTTACCCACGCTAGGAACCTAAGATACGGAATTGAGGTTGAAAGTCAAGTTATACTTGCGCCATACGCGCTGTTTTGGGGGATTCTGCGGGTGGGTGGTTTCGCCATAACGGATGCAAAAAGGTCGGATTCCCCACTTTGATTATCCATTACCCATGACCCATGGATAATGGATAATGAGTGGCGCTGGACCCTGCTTGCGGGGATGGGGATTCGATGATGCCGAGGCCAGCTTCTGTAGGGGCGCAGCATGCCCGCCCCTACACGACATTTCCCTGGATTGGGATCCTGACCGATGCGCACGAGCCATCGTAAAAACGGTGCCTTGCTGGGAATACATGATGGAGCGTCCTTGATTGTGTCAGAATTTGGTATACATTCAGTACATTAGAACTGCACGACAAGGAGGCCGGACAATGACCGTGATAAAATCCATCTCAAGTCTCAGGAACCGTACCCGCGAGATCGCACGCATCTGCCGCGAGCAGGACATCCCTGTCTACCTGACCCGGAATGGCGAGGGGAACTGGTAGTAACGACGATCGAGCACTACGAGCGGTTGAAGGCGCAGGCGGAGATGTTCTCACAGCTCGCCGTGGCGCAGGAGAGTCAGCCGGTGGGGCAAAGGGGCGAGCCATCGTCAGATGATGGCAAAATTACGACAAAGGTCAATGCACGCTGAACTGCCCCTCCGCTATCTACCTATCGCCCAGGAAGACCTGCTGCATATCTGTGAGTTCATTGCTTCAGATAGCCCCTCTCGAGCCAACACATTCATCAACGTTCTGGATCGCCGTATCGGGGCGCTCAGCGGTCAACCACGCCCGGGGCGCATGCCACGCCACCCGCACCTGAGGTCCATGGGATACCGCGTTCTCGTCGTGGGTCCCTACCTCGTCTTCTACCTGATCCGATCCACCCACGTCGAGATCCATCGGATCATCCATACGTCACGCGATCTCGATCATCTGCTCTAGCAGAACCGGCGACCGTTGGCCGCCGGGTACCGCATTTTCATTTGCAGGGGCGGTGCCTGCACCGCCCTCGATGGTGTTGCCAGCGTCTACAGGGGGGCCATGCTCCGCCCCTGCGGCGCCGGCACCGCTGTCACCGGACAAGAGCCATCTTCACTGCCTGTACCACCCCGTCGAACCGGATGGTACAATAATAGATGCCCGAGGCATGCCCTGAAAGGTCGAGGGACCTGGCCTTCCAGCCCGCCGTTTGGCCTTCCACACTACGGTACACCTCCCTCCCCAGCACATCCGTCACACGGAGGTCCACCTCACCTGCCGAGGGCAACTCATACCGGACCGTCGTGCTCGGGTTGAATGGGTTGGGATAGTTCTGCAAGAGAATGAACCTCTCCGGCACAATGGACCGGTGGCCCGGGACCGCAGTGAGCAGGTCCGCACGCCGGAAGACCCGCCCCCGGCCATCCAACAGCCATCCGCACGCCGGCGAGATCATGCAGAGATCCACCAGGCAATCGTTTATGGAGATATACGGACCGACCGTGCATGTCGAATCCACAGGATCCATGGTCCGCGCGGTCATGCTCGCATTTTTCGGCACCGAGAATACGGTTCGATCGCGAACAGCGCCCCCATGCTCCATACAGGGATGGAGACCGCCCTATCGAGGACAGCATTGTATGCGAACGATTCGGACCTCGGATATTCGTCCCCCCATCCATAGTCGAAATAGCTCAACTCCATGTTCATGAACCGCCCGCGGCTCGAGGTCAGGTTGCTCGGGGGACCATGCTCGAGCAGCTCTTCCCGAAGTCCGCACTGCGAACGATCATACCGTCCCTTCCATCCCCGCAGCACCCGAACAGAAGATCATCCGGCCCGCCGAGAGGATGCCGAAGTCCTTCGTTTTTCGGAGTCTGCCATCCGGAAGACTGTCCACCCGCCACGTGGTGCCGAGATCGGTCGATGTGCACAGCCACAGGTCACCCCATTCACGTCCCACCGCAACATAGCCGATCAGGGATCTGTTGACGAGCGAGACCAGACTGTGGAACCGCTTGCCCGCAGCTGCCAACGAGGAGTTCCAATTCTGCCCACGGTCCGTTGTGCGCAGAAGCCGCGACATGCTATCGAGCGACGGCCCCACGTCGACCGCGACGACCCCGGTGTCTCCCCCGAGCCATTTCATCCAACGCACGGCTCCCGAGTCTCCCACCATGCGCGGACCCCGCCAGGTCTCCCCTCCGTCCGTGGTCGTTGAGAAGTACCGTCCGGCGACATGACCCATCCGCGCAAGGAATCAGAGAAGTCGATGAGCGTATACTGCTGCCCCGGCGATGCCGGGACGGCAAGCTGCTTCCAGACACCTGTGTCCGTCTGGGCATTGATCCCCGCGAAAGGTGCCGCCAAAAGGAGAAGCAGTGTCGCGAACGTAGGAGGACGGGATTTCTGCTTTGCGAGTCTCGATTGATCAAGAAGTTACAAACGGAACGATACGAAAGGATGGTGTGGAGCGGGACCAGCGACCGCCCCGACCGGCGGCGTGTATGGACGGCAAGAGTTCCGGGTGAAATCAACAGCAGATATCCCATGATGGGCCCCCTTCCGGATGTGCGGTACCTCAAGATACCGTACACCCCGGGGAATGTCAATCTGCCCGGTTCGGCGAACCAATTCCGTGGATCTACGGGTCTGCCTTCACCATGGATCGGCAGTCACCGCAGTACCTTGCCGGCGCTTGCAATCAGCATGGCAGGAGGCTACATTGAGCGTGGTGCTATGAAGTTGCTGCCATGATCGTGCTGCCATGGGCGTGTTCCCATGAACGAATTCTCATGAAGGCACTCTCATCAAGGCGTTCTCGTGAACGCATTCTCGTGAGCACATTCCCATTCTTATGAAAGGACGATCCATATGCACAGGATCACCTCCGGCCTGTTATGCGGCTTCCTCCTCTGGCTCACAGGCTGTACACACTCGCCCTCCCTGGAAGAGGCAAAGGCCCTTATTCACCTGCAGAACGAGAAGCTCCATGCTGTTGCCGCTACGAAGAACCTCGCGCTCCTGCGCGAGTGTACGCTCGAGGATGCATGGTTCATGGCACCCGGCCTCGCACCCGTCCACGGACGCGACAGCATCATCGCTCTCTGGAGCGATGGACTCGAGAAGATCGTTTCTATGCATTCGGAATCCCTTGAGATCAGTGGCACACCGGACGTCCTGTACGAGATCGGTGTCGTCCAGAACGTGATCAGAACAGACACACCGGACTCGGTGGTCGTGCACAAAGCGAAGTACACCAACGTGTGGAGGCGCGACGCCGCCGGGGTCTACCGGCTGACGGTCGATATCTTCAACCGCGTCGATTAACCTCCCCGCTGCCGGGGGGAATACGGATCAGGCGGCCTTGTGCTGGACGCGCTGCACACCCTGGATGCGCCGGATCTTCCGGCAGGTCTTGCAGATCCCCTTGTACGAGGCATAGAAGTCCTCCGGGTTCCGCGTCCCGCAGTACCGGCATTCATGCGAATCCTCAAAGCGCCGGTGGGCGGTGTCCGCACTCCCATGCCGCCGATGCCTCTGATAGTGTTTCCAGCACATGCCCCGCGCGATCACGCCGCTCCCGCACTCGTGTACCCTGCACCTGTCGTGTTCCATTGTCATCGCATCCCGTCGTCTATGGTCATAATAGAAAAACCCTCCAGCGTCTTCGCCGGAGGGTTCGGTGTTGCAACATTCGTTATGATCTTAGATCATGCCGTCCCGTCCTGTGCGAAAACGTGGCCTGCCACCACGCACTGCTGCTGGTGTTGCTGCTGCTGCGCGCGCTGGAGATGACACAGGATCTGATGTCGGACGTGTTTCATGTATATACTATAGAATATTTTCGCTCCTGAGTCAAGCCTTCCCACAGAAGGACCTGCCAGGGATTCTGCATTGTCAAACACCCCGACCCGGCCGCACGAATGCCTATGCGGTGGCCCTGATGCTCGGATCGCCACGGCTCATCCCATCGATGCGCGGTGCGATGAGCGACCTCCGGTTACACCGCGTGATCGTCGTGACTGCCGGAGGCGAGTCCTTTCAGCTGCATCCTGGTGTGGATGTGATCCCTCTTGTATCCTGACGGAACTCCGGGCATTCTGAACTGACAGGGCTAGAGCAATTCTTCGCATTCAAAACCCACGGAGGCCACGAGCTTCGTGATCTCCGCAGGGTCTGTCCCCTCCGCTTCCACACGCAGCACCTTGTCCCGGTCGCCGTAGTCGATGGTCCAACGTGCCACACTCTGGTGATGGTCCAGGCGCTTCGCCACCGGGTGCACGATCTGTGCCGAGAGAATGTTCGTTCGGAATACGAAGATGTCCATACCGTTCCTCATGTTCTGCTGATCACTCGCCTGCGGCAGGCTGTTCCTTGCCGCCATCGTCCCACGGATAGCACCAATGGTGCCACTGGTTCCTGAACTTCTCACGCTCCTCCGGCGTCATCGCGGCGAGCTTCGTTTCGAACTTCTTCCGCCAGCGATCATGCCGCCACCCGCCGAACCGGCCACCCGGTCCGCGGAACAGGATGTGCGAGAGGACCAGGAGTCCGACCGCCTGCCAGAAGGTGATCACAGGCCCATGGAACAGTTCGGGTATCAGTGCGTTCCACAATCCCATCACCACGAATCCTACCACGAGACCGATCAC
This genomic interval from Ignavibacteriota bacterium contains the following:
- a CDS encoding PASTA domain-containing protein, with protein sequence MIGQPAGPAQAVAPLERHRRRTLGIKIGLLLLFVILALRLIQIQVVRASEFQEIARKQYEAPIVLPAARGAIMDRNAKVLVSNATSVSFCADPKVAGSERDDIAIALARVFKRPKQVYLDLMRDPQKRFVVLERNVEPSRAAKVPVAELRGLIVMNEPRRIYHYEHVAGQLLGVTGVEHTGLSGLEMQYDRWLRGEPGSVMMQRDALNRTRASAEYPRIDPKDGLNLELTIDAEYQQVAEEELARGVAKMRAEAGLVVMVDPSTGEILALAHVPRVDPNNTATLDQATLRNRSITDMFEPGSVFKIVTATAALEKGVVKPEELFNGEKGRYNAPTGAGRTIPVTDTHPLGTVTFRQAVEQSSNVVMAKLSPRIGAQTMFETARRFGFGTLSGIELPGETPGALPRPVDWSGATLPTMAYGYGVGVTPLQLVMAYAALANKGVLMKPFVVRKVPDENGEMNTIVQPSVVRRVMSEETATLLTGMFEGVVQKGTATQAKVEGLRIAGKTGTARKVVNGRYKQGDYTASFVGFFPADHPRIVCLVMLDNPRGGSYFGGLASAPIFKGIAEKIFSIAGKFREIAPTVMASATGVIVPDVRNMKTDDAEATLEAGGLDADIEDDGPIVIGQSPAPGSTVGRGATVTLTTVVGSTPATGGFALVPDVRGLTIRRAMNSLAVQQLDVVIIGSGSVVGQTPAPGERLRRGASVTIRCEARQGGTQPS
- a CDS encoding nuclear transport factor 2 family protein, encoding MHRITSGLLCGFLLWLTGCTHSPSLEEAKALIHLQNEKLHAVAATKNLALLRECTLEDAWFMAPGLAPVHGRDSIIALWSDGLEKIVSMHSESLEISGTPDVLYEIGVVQNVIRTDTPDSVVVHKAKYTNVWRRDAAGVYRLTVDIFNRVD
- the mraZ gene encoding division/cell wall cluster transcriptional repressor MraZ; this translates as MSSFKGSYAYSADSKGRVNIPARLRKYVSSEANDTFVITRGFEQCLFVYPLDEWNKLEESIRQLSPTNAQHRFFMRVLLERATESQLDGQFRISIPKELLQFAGIENEVLIIGVLEHIEIWNPQMYEQYLKTQAQSYESVAQTVLQKT
- a CDS encoding T9SS type A sorting domain-containing protein, whose product is MTARTMDPVDSTCTVGPYISINDCLVDLCMISPACGWLLDGRGRVFRRADLLTAVPGHRSIVPERFILLQNYPNPFNPSTTVRYELPSAGEVDLRVTDVLGREVYRSVEGQTAGWKARSLDLSGHASGIYYCTIRFDGVVQAVKMALVR
- a CDS encoding type II toxin-antitoxin system RelE/ParE family toxin, whose protein sequence is MHAELPLRYLPIAQEDLLHICEFIASDSPSRANTFINVLDRRIGALSGQPRPGRMPRHPHLRSMGYRVLVVGPYLVFYLIRSTHVEIHRIIHTSRDLDHLL
- the rsmH gene encoding 16S rRNA (cytosine(1402)-N(4))-methyltransferase RsmH produces the protein MADTGGSFVDGTVGGGGHAWEICSRLQGPGRLLCLDADDEALASARSRLAGFADRTTFVRTNFRFLRAAMQEAGWTGASGILLDLGISSHQIDAVERGFTFRGDERLDMRMDRRQPLSAWDIVNTYDERKLADVIYQYGEEQNARRIARSIVGHRPVHTTGELRDVVAAFTPDRFLNKSLARVFQALRIEVNGELDSLKAVLADARDLLAPGGRIVVISYHSLEDRIVKEFFRAVSTVPFDRDVPVMPGEEPEPEFRLITRKPVVPTEQEISDNPRARSAKMRAAERRYVGTQGIT